The Thermocrinis ruber genome has a window encoding:
- the rsmI gene encoding 16S rRNA (cytidine(1402)-2'-O)-methyltransferase translates to MGKLYVVGTPIGNLKDITFRAIEVLQSVNFIACEDTRRTSILLNHYKIEGKKLLSYYEPKESVQVPKIIKLLEKEDVALVTDAGMPSISDPGYKLIRACIEKGIPVEVIPGPSAVLTALVGSGLPTDRFTFVGFLPKKGLNNFLEELKAYKDSTIIAFESPNRVLKSLEAIKEVYGENTTVCIARELTKLHEEYIRGRAVEVLEELNKRGEIKGEIVILWRMVED, encoded by the coding sequence ATGGGAAAGCTTTATGTGGTAGGAACACCTATAGGTAACCTCAAGGATATAACCTTTAGGGCTATAGAGGTCCTTCAATCTGTCAATTTTATAGCCTGCGAGGACACTCGCAGAACCTCTATTCTTCTCAATCACTACAAGATAGAGGGTAAAAAGCTCCTCTCTTATTATGAACCGAAGGAAAGCGTGCAGGTGCCAAAGATCATCAAACTCCTTGAGAAGGAAGATGTTGCCTTAGTGACGGATGCGGGAATGCCTTCTATCTCGGACCCAGGATACAAGCTCATAAGGGCGTGCATTGAAAAGGGTATACCGGTAGAAGTGATCCCGGGTCCCAGTGCGGTTTTAACCGCCTTAGTAGGCTCCGGATTACCCACAGACCGCTTTACCTTTGTGGGCTTTTTGCCAAAGAAGGGCTTGAATAACTTCTTGGAGGAACTAAAGGCATACAAAGACAGCACTATAATAGCCTTTGAATCTCCCAACAGAGTGCTAAAGTCCTTGGAAGCCATAAAAGAAGTGTACGGAGAAAACACCACCGTGTGCATAGCGAGGGAGCTAACCAAATTGCATGAAGAGTACATAAGGGGTAGGGCGGTAGAAGTTTTGGAGGAGCTGAATAAAAGAGGAGAGATAAAGGGAGAGATCGTTATTCTGTGGCGTATGGTTGAAGATTGA
- a CDS encoding universal stress protein, with protein sequence MFNRILVGLDGSPTSWSAVHYAFEFGKGLDVPVVGIHVIDERFLEEGFLEDIAGVLGFNYYAGISGKLKEFFEEQASVLLDEFLALGRSKGVKVSSYQSTGKPYHVILAQADPEDLIMLGKKSHKPVSGFLLGSTTEVVARRSPCPVFVAVEQKKDIKKICVAYNGSEPSKRALHMGKLIGKLFDGEVYAVHVGEGDLSAEVGEGVRYVRLSGIPEEKLVEYSKDMDLMLLGAFSKGRIMELFLGSVTTFVMHHTNIPLLLVK encoded by the coding sequence ATGTTTAACAGAATATTAGTGGGATTGGATGGTTCTCCCACCAGTTGGAGTGCGGTCCACTACGCCTTTGAGTTTGGAAAAGGGTTGGATGTGCCGGTGGTGGGCATTCATGTAATAGATGAAAGGTTCTTGGAGGAGGGTTTTTTGGAAGATATAGCGGGGGTTTTGGGCTTTAACTATTATGCGGGCATATCGGGAAAGCTCAAAGAGTTCTTTGAAGAGCAGGCAAGCGTTCTTTTGGACGAGTTTTTAGCTTTGGGTAGGAGCAAAGGTGTAAAGGTTTCCTCCTATCAGAGCACTGGCAAGCCCTACCATGTGATTTTGGCCCAAGCGGACCCAGAGGACCTGATTATGCTGGGAAAGAAATCTCACAAGCCGGTGTCTGGTTTTCTTTTGGGTTCAACCACCGAGGTCGTAGCCCGAAGGTCTCCGTGTCCCGTCTTTGTAGCAGTGGAGCAGAAAAAAGACATAAAGAAAATTTGCGTAGCATACAATGGCAGTGAGCCCTCCAAAAGAGCACTACATATGGGTAAGCTAATAGGAAAGCTCTTTGATGGAGAAGTGTATGCGGTCCATGTGGGAGAAGGTGATCTCTCCGCAGAGGTGGGAGAGGGTGTGCGTTATGTTAGGCTCTCTGGCATTCCGGAGGAAAAACTGGTAGAATATTCTAAGGATATGGACCTAATGCTATTAGGAGCCTTCTCCAAGGGGAGGATAATGGAGCTCTTCTTAGGAAGCGTAACAACCTTTGTTATGCACCATACTAACATACCTCTACTTTTGGTGAAGTGA
- the gyrB gene encoding DNA topoisomerase (ATP-hydrolyzing) subunit B gives MGKEKLLSEEYKAEDIKAVTGLEHVRIRPSMYIGDVGERGLHHLIWEILDNAVDEHMAGYADRISIIIHEDNSVTVEDNGRGIPVDIHPEMGIPAVQMVFTILGAGGKFDKKAYKYSGGLHGVGASVVNALSEWLVVEVYRDGKIYKQEYIRGVPVTEVQVVGSTTKRGTKITFKPDPEIFETTKIKFDIVEKRVRELAYLNPECKFFLKDERSGREVFYHFTKGIEELVSYLAQGKERLFEKVIRIKGEQEGVLVDIAFTYTRDYKEITESFVNNIKTVDGGTHVTGFRSGLTKAVMRALPSLKIQKELKETITGDDLREGLVAVISCKVLEPQFEGQTKTKLGNQNVKNITESIVYEQLSDFFEDNRDILRLTVEKAIEAALAREAAKKAKELVRRKSPLEDTTLPGKLADCSEKDPEKCELFIVEGESAGGSAKQGRDRRFQAILPLRGKILNVEKARLDKILSNEEIKAIVSSLGTGIGEDMDLSKLRYHKIILMTDADVDGSHIRTLLLTFFYRYMPKIIEAGHLYIAQPPLYRVKKGKMTVYLKDDRELENFLMEHIKKDVLLRDAEGKEYRGEKLLELLKTLKETEEGYRLLVKKKGEEILEGLLKVKLREEDLRDPSLLDEKIRMLKEHLKNYEVSTRFNEAESAYELVFVDKAMGRRVIVDADLLSSLTYKHLLEGIPIKAPVEVTFDKRSKIIDNLHSLFDGVMELVKGSFEIQRYKGLGEMNPEQLWETTMNPATRRLLKVSIEDAIEADRIFNILMGEEVEPRREFIIAYAREVKNLDV, from the coding sequence ATGGGTAAAGAAAAGCTCCTCTCCGAAGAATACAAAGCAGAAGATATAAAAGCAGTAACCGGTTTAGAGCACGTCAGAATAAGACCTTCTATGTATATAGGGGATGTGGGAGAGAGGGGTTTGCACCACCTCATCTGGGAGATCCTGGACAACGCAGTAGATGAGCATATGGCTGGCTATGCGGACAGGATCTCCATCATTATCCACGAAGACAACTCCGTAACCGTAGAGGACAACGGAAGGGGCATACCGGTAGATATCCATCCTGAGATGGGTATTCCTGCGGTGCAGATGGTCTTTACCATACTGGGTGCGGGTGGAAAATTTGACAAGAAGGCATACAAATACTCAGGGGGACTTCACGGAGTTGGTGCATCTGTGGTCAATGCCCTTTCTGAGTGGTTGGTGGTGGAGGTTTACAGAGACGGAAAGATCTACAAGCAGGAGTATATAAGGGGTGTGCCAGTCACTGAAGTGCAGGTGGTTGGTTCCACCACAAAGAGGGGCACCAAGATAACCTTTAAGCCAGATCCAGAAATTTTTGAGACAACCAAAATCAAATTTGATATAGTAGAAAAACGCGTAAGGGAGCTTGCCTATTTAAACCCAGAGTGTAAGTTCTTTTTAAAGGACGAAAGGTCTGGCAGGGAGGTCTTTTACCACTTTACCAAGGGCATAGAGGAGCTGGTTTCCTATTTAGCCCAGGGAAAGGAACGCCTCTTTGAAAAGGTTATAAGAATAAAAGGAGAGCAGGAAGGAGTTTTGGTAGACATAGCCTTTACTTACACAAGGGATTACAAAGAGATCACAGAGAGCTTTGTGAACAACATAAAGACTGTAGATGGGGGCACTCACGTAACGGGTTTTAGGTCTGGGCTTACCAAGGCAGTTATGAGGGCTCTGCCCAGCCTAAAAATTCAAAAGGAGTTAAAAGAAACCATTACGGGGGATGATCTGAGGGAAGGTTTGGTGGCGGTCATCTCTTGCAAGGTGCTAGAACCTCAGTTTGAGGGGCAAACTAAAACAAAACTGGGAAATCAAAACGTAAAGAACATAACAGAATCCATAGTTTATGAACAGCTTTCTGATTTCTTTGAAGACAACAGGGATATCCTCCGGCTCACAGTGGAAAAGGCTATTGAAGCGGCGCTGGCGAGGGAGGCGGCAAAGAAGGCAAAGGAACTGGTCAGGAGAAAATCTCCCCTGGAGGATACCACACTGCCCGGTAAGTTGGCAGACTGCTCTGAAAAGGACCCAGAAAAATGCGAGCTCTTTATAGTGGAGGGCGAATCTGCAGGAGGTTCCGCCAAACAGGGAAGGGACAGGAGGTTTCAGGCTATCCTTCCTTTAAGGGGTAAAATCCTCAACGTGGAAAAGGCAAGGCTTGACAAAATTCTATCCAACGAGGAGATAAAGGCGATAGTTAGCTCCCTGGGTACAGGCATAGGGGAAGATATGGACCTTTCCAAGCTCAGGTATCACAAGATAATACTCATGACGGACGCAGACGTGGATGGTTCTCACATTAGAACCCTTCTCTTGACGTTTTTCTATAGATATATGCCAAAAATAATAGAAGCGGGTCATCTTTACATAGCCCAGCCTCCTCTCTACAGGGTCAAAAAGGGGAAAATGACCGTCTATCTTAAGGATGACAGAGAGTTGGAAAACTTTTTGATGGAACATATAAAGAAGGATGTCCTTCTGAGGGATGCGGAAGGAAAGGAGTATAGGGGAGAAAAGCTCTTGGAGCTTTTGAAAACCCTGAAGGAAACGGAGGAAGGATACAGGCTCTTAGTAAAGAAGAAGGGAGAGGAGATTTTGGAAGGCTTGCTAAAGGTTAAGCTCAGGGAAGAAGACCTGAGAGATCCGAGTCTGCTGGATGAAAAAATACGGATGTTGAAAGAGCACCTCAAAAATTATGAAGTATCCACAAGGTTTAACGAGGCTGAATCTGCCTATGAGCTGGTGTTCGTTGATAAAGCCATGGGTAGAAGAGTCATAGTGGATGCGGACCTACTCTCTTCTCTTACATACAAACATCTGTTGGAAGGCATTCCAATAAAGGCACCCGTGGAGGTGACCTTTGATAAGAGAAGCAAAATCATAGACAATCTTCACTCTCTCTTTGATGGAGTTATGGAGCTTGTAAAGGGTAGCTTTGAGATTCAGAGATACAAGGGTTTGGGTGAGATGAACCCAGAACAGCTTTGGGAGACCACTATGAACCCTGCCACCCGGAGGCTTTTGAAGGTTTCTATAGAGGATGCTATAGAGGCAGACAGGATCTTTAACATACTCATGGGAGAGGAAGTGGAGCCAAGGAGAGAGTTCATAATCGCCTACGCGAGGGAGGTCAAAAACTTAGATGTTTAA